The following coding sequences are from one Alosa alosa isolate M-15738 ecotype Scorff River chromosome 13, AALO_Geno_1.1, whole genome shotgun sequence window:
- the mrps15 gene encoding 28S ribosomal protein S15, mitochondrial yields the protein MSLRNVFSSTSHALKKWNAVINLKRIITSVGPQHVPCATVAPRLLSHWSASNICNTKSNENLNSQPVRQYARAARKKQEIPSQLSDLPPSMLKLEYTSVPLAQTTDGIVKRLLSLELASHSEKLRVKQEELIAKVQRDKNDRTSTEVKVAILTARIRNFQDHLLKHPKDKANKRRMLMSIDRRKKKLKFLRRTHYDTFEHVCKQLGITYTFPPEYHRRATRRWQAKKALCIKVFKEVQKQKAAQKAKAKLAVMPLSSETAEATSTETHGAAAHSS from the exons ATGTCTCTTAGGAATGTGTTCTCATCAACATCCCATGCTTTGAAAAAGTGGAATGCGGTTATAAATTTGAAGCGGATCATCACATCAGTAGGACCACAACACGTTCCTTGCGCCACGGTGGCTCCCCGATTATTAAGTCACTGGAGTGCGTCTAACATATGCAATACGAAAA GTAATGAGAACCTCAACAGCCAGCCAGTAAGACAGTATGCCAGAGCCGCAAGAAAAAAACAAG AAATCCCAAGCCAGTTGAGTGACCTGCCTCCATCTATGCTCAAGCTAGAGTACACATCGGTTCCTCTTGCTCAAAC GACTGACGGTATTGTTAAGAGACTTCTTTCCTTGGAGCTGGCAAGTCAT AGTGAAAAGCTGCGAGTTAAGCAGGAAGAGCTTATAGCTAAGGTTCAGAGAGATAAAAATGACCGCACATCCACTGAAGTCAAGG TGGCTATATTGACAGCTCGCATCCGCAACTTTCAAGACCACTTGCTTAAGCACCCAAAG GACAAAGCCAACAAGAGAAGGATGTTGATGAGCATTGACCGACGGAAGAAAAAGCTGAAGTTCCTGAGGAGGACACACTACGACACGTTTGAGCATGTCTGCAAGCAGCTGGGCATCACCTACACCTTCCCTCCTGAATACCACCGGCGTGCTACGCGACGCTGGCAGGCCAAGAAAGCCCTCTGCATTAAG GTCTTCAAAGAGGTGCAGAAACAGAAAGCAGCACAGAAAGCCAAAGCCAAGCTAGCAGTGATGCCACTCAGCTCTGAGACAGCTGAGGCCACCTCCACAGAAACCCATGGGGCAGCAGCGCACAGCAGTTAG